The Prevotella fusca JCM 17724 genome includes a window with the following:
- the serS gene encoding serine--tRNA ligase: MLTLKLISEETERVIKGLEKKHFSGAREAVEKVLEYDRLRRETQQKLDTNKQKQNQLSKQIGGLMKEGKKDEADNIKEEVAQLKSADKALQEIMEKAQKDMTDVLLTIPNIPHESVPEGKDANDNVVVKEGGEKPALPADALCHWDLLKKFNLVDFDLGVKITGAGFPLYIGKMARFQRALEAFFLDEARKSGYLEVQPPLVVNQESGLATGQLPDKEGQMYHANLDDLYLIPTAEVPVTNIFRDEILNEQELPVKRCAYSACFRREAGSYGKDVRGLNRLHQFDKVEIVRIDKPENSYKSLDEMLVHVEGLLKKLELPYHILRLCGGDMSFTSAICYDFEVWSAAQERWLEVSSVSNFESYQANRLHCRYRRADDKKIELCHTLNGSALALPRIVAAIIENNQTPEGIRVPKVLVPYCGFEMLDDKMN, translated from the coding sequence ATGCTTACATTAAAGCTCATCAGTGAAGAAACTGAACGCGTCATCAAGGGACTGGAGAAGAAACACTTCAGCGGTGCACGTGAGGCAGTTGAGAAAGTATTGGAATATGACCGCCTGCGTCGTGAGACTCAACAGAAGCTCGACACAAACAAGCAGAAGCAGAACCAGCTCTCGAAGCAGATCGGCGGACTGATGAAAGAAGGAAAGAAAGACGAAGCTGACAATATAAAGGAAGAGGTAGCACAGCTGAAGTCGGCCGACAAGGCTCTTCAGGAGATTATGGAGAAGGCACAGAAAGATATGACGGACGTGCTGCTCACTATTCCTAACATTCCTCACGAGAGTGTACCAGAGGGCAAGGATGCCAACGACAATGTTGTTGTAAAGGAAGGTGGTGAGAAACCAGCCCTGCCTGCCGACGCCTTGTGCCACTGGGATTTGCTCAAAAAGTTCAACTTGGTAGACTTCGACCTCGGCGTGAAGATTACCGGTGCCGGTTTTCCGCTCTACATCGGAAAGATGGCCCGCTTCCAGCGTGCCTTGGAGGCTTTCTTCCTCGACGAAGCCCGTAAGAGTGGCTATTTGGAGGTACAGCCACCATTGGTTGTAAACCAGGAGTCTGGACTTGCAACTGGTCAGCTGCCAGACAAGGAAGGACAGATGTATCATGCAAATCTTGACGACCTCTACCTCATCCCGACAGCTGAGGTTCCTGTAACAAATATCTTCCGTGACGAGATTCTTAATGAGCAGGAACTGCCTGTCAAGCGTTGTGCTTACTCAGCATGTTTCCGTCGTGAGGCAGGCAGCTATGGCAAGGACGTTCGTGGTCTGAACCGTCTGCATCAGTTCGACAAGGTTGAGATTGTACGCATTGACAAGCCAGAGAACTCTTACAAGTCATTGGATGAGATGCTGGTACACGTGGAAGGTCTGCTGAAGAAGCTGGAGCTGCCTTATCATATCCTCCGTCTCTGCGGTGGTGACATGAGTTTTACCTCTGCTATCTGCTACGACTTCGAGGTATGGAGTGCTGCACAGGAGCGTTGGCTGGAGGTTTCAAGCGTTTCAAACTTCGAGAGCTATCAGGCAAACCGCCTGCACTGCCGTTACCGCCGTGCGGATGACAAGAAGATTGAACTCTGTCACACGCTGAACGGTTCAGCACTTGCTCTACCACGTATCGTTGCAGCCATCATCGAGAATAACCAGACCCCAGAAGGCATCCGTGTCCCAAAGGTACTTGTACCTTACTGTGGCTTCGAGATGCTGGATGACAAGATGAATTAG
- a CDS encoding PG1828 family lipoprotein codes for MKKLVLMFVAIAAISFASCGNNSKPAQNADSTADSVTDSMSSDSVAGGDSVVADSAAADSVK; via the coding sequence ATGAAGAAATTAGTTTTAATGTTCGTAGCTATCGCAGCTATCTCTTTCGCATCTTGTGGTAACAACTCTAAGCCAGCTCAGAACGCTGACTCTACAGCAGACTCAGTTACAGATTCTATGAGCTCTGACTCAGTTGCTGGTGGCGACTCTGTTGTTGCTGATTCAGCTGCTGCTGACTCTGTTAAGTAA
- the mtaB gene encoding tRNA (N(6)-L-threonylcarbamoyladenosine(37)-C(2))-methylthiotransferase MtaB, with protein MIDTAAFQGKTAKFYTLGCKLNFSETSTFARTLYNMGVREAKKSEQADICLINTCSVTEVADHKCRQIIHRMVRQNPGAFVIVTGCYAQLESATVAKIEGVDLVLGSNEKADLVQYLSDAWNKMDETKGEGASQGEYHSVKTKDIKTFQASCSRGNRTRYFLKVQDGCNYFCTYCTIPYARGFSRNPTIASLVGQAEEAAREGGREIVLTGVNIGDFGRTTGESFLDLVKALDKVEGIRRFRISSLEPDLIDDELIEYCAQSRAFMPHFHIPLQSGSDEVLKLMHRRYDTALFAHKIKLIKARMPNAFIGVDVMVGSRGERPEYFEECFNFLDSLPVTQLHVFPYSERPGTAALSIPYVVDDREKKHRAHKLLKLSDEKTRAFYAAHIGQEADVLFEKAARGKAMHGFTDNYIRVELSPDQAKEEYDNQIIRVRLGGFNFDQSSLKAELL; from the coding sequence ATGATAGATACAGCAGCATTTCAAGGCAAGACAGCCAAATTCTATACGTTGGGTTGTAAGCTCAATTTCTCAGAGACAAGTACTTTCGCGCGTACCTTATATAATATGGGCGTACGGGAAGCGAAGAAATCTGAGCAGGCAGACATCTGTCTGATTAATACTTGTTCGGTTACCGAGGTTGCCGACCACAAGTGTCGTCAGATCATTCATCGTATGGTGCGCCAGAACCCCGGAGCTTTTGTTATCGTTACAGGTTGTTATGCTCAGCTTGAGAGTGCGACTGTGGCTAAGATTGAAGGTGTCGACCTTGTATTGGGAAGTAATGAGAAAGCCGACCTCGTGCAGTATCTGAGTGATGCGTGGAATAAGATGGATGAAACCAAAGGGGAAGGAGCTTCACAGGGTGAGTACCACTCTGTCAAGACAAAGGATATTAAGACTTTCCAAGCAAGTTGCTCACGCGGTAACCGTACACGCTACTTCCTGAAAGTACAGGATGGCTGTAACTACTTCTGCACTTATTGCACGATTCCTTATGCCCGTGGCTTTTCACGTAATCCCACTATAGCCTCACTTGTCGGACAGGCAGAGGAGGCTGCGAGGGAAGGAGGCAGGGAGATTGTGCTGACAGGTGTGAATATAGGTGACTTCGGTAGGACAACTGGTGAGAGCTTCCTCGACCTTGTCAAGGCATTGGATAAGGTAGAGGGAATTCGTCGTTTCCGTATCAGTTCGCTGGAACCTGACCTGATAGATGACGAGTTGATAGAATATTGTGCACAGTCACGTGCGTTTATGCCACATTTCCATATCCCTCTTCAGAGCGGTTCTGATGAGGTGTTGAAGCTGATGCACCGTCGTTATGATACGGCACTCTTCGCCCATAAGATAAAGCTGATCAAGGCGAGGATGCCCAATGCTTTCATCGGAGTGGATGTAATGGTGGGTTCACGAGGTGAACGCCCGGAGTATTTCGAGGAATGTTTTAACTTCCTTGACTCCCTGCCCGTTACACAACTTCACGTCTTTCCATATTCAGAACGCCCGGGGACAGCGGCACTGTCCATTCCGTATGTGGTGGATGACCGTGAGAAGAAGCACCGTGCACACAAGCTCCTGAAGCTGTCGGACGAGAAAACCCGTGCCTTCTATGCTGCCCACATAGGGCAGGAGGCAGATGTCCTCTTTGAGAAGGCGGCACGTGGCAAGGCCATGCACGGCTTCACGGATAACTATATTCGAGTGGAACTGTCACCCGATCAGGCAAAGGAAGAGTATGATAATCAGATTATCCGTGTGCGTCTGGGCGGTTTCAATTTCGACCAAAGCTCATTAAAGGCAGAACTCTTATGA
- a CDS encoding glycosyltransferase family 2 protein, with product MKVAIVILNWNGRGMMETYLPSVLNFSRSEAEVVIADNASTDDSVAWLKANYPHLRVIQLDCNYGFAEGYNRALKQVDSEYYVLLNSDVEVTHHWLTPLIEEMDAHEDIAACQPKLLSIANRDAFEYAGASGGFIDRYGYPFCRGRIFDTVEDDNGQYDNAEEILWATGACMMIRASDYWAAGGLDGRFFAHNEEIDLCWRLHRMGKRIFCFPESYVYHVGGGTLPKSNPRKTFLNFRNNLTMLWKNLPAEELNHVMRVRWFLDYLAAFQTLIMNRNWGDFKAIFSARRAFKQWRYEFERVPDAADKAAKRTAALAGCTHDGRWKCSVLWKYYAKGCKQFSRLSV from the coding sequence ATGAAAGTAGCAATCGTCATCTTGAACTGGAACGGACGGGGAATGATGGAGACCTATCTTCCTTCTGTGCTGAACTTCTCACGCAGTGAGGCTGAGGTTGTTATAGCAGACAATGCTTCAACGGATGATTCTGTGGCTTGGCTCAAGGCAAACTATCCTCATCTCCGTGTCATACAGTTGGATTGTAACTATGGCTTTGCAGAGGGTTATAACCGTGCACTCAAGCAGGTAGACAGTGAGTACTATGTGTTGCTGAACAGTGATGTGGAGGTGACGCATCACTGGCTAACACCGCTGATAGAGGAAATGGATGCACATGAAGATATAGCAGCTTGTCAGCCGAAACTGCTCTCCATTGCCAACCGTGATGCCTTCGAGTACGCTGGTGCTTCAGGTGGATTCATCGATCGTTATGGTTACCCATTCTGTCGTGGACGCATTTTTGACACAGTAGAGGACGATAATGGGCAGTATGATAACGCCGAGGAAATCCTTTGGGCAACAGGTGCCTGCATGATGATTCGTGCCAGTGATTACTGGGCTGCCGGTGGATTGGATGGCAGGTTCTTTGCGCATAACGAGGAGATTGACCTCTGTTGGCGTCTTCATCGTATGGGTAAGCGGATATTCTGTTTCCCTGAAAGTTACGTTTATCATGTGGGGGGAGGGACATTGCCTAAGTCGAATCCACGCAAGACTTTCCTCAACTTCCGCAATAATCTGACGATGTTATGGAAGAACCTGCCAGCGGAAGAATTGAATCATGTGATGCGTGTACGCTGGTTCCTGGACTATCTGGCTGCATTCCAGACCCTGATTATGAACCGGAACTGGGGCGATTTCAAGGCAATTTTCTCTGCACGTCGTGCTTTTAAGCAGTGGCGATACGAGTTTGAACGGGTGCCGGATGCTGCTGATAAGGCTGCAAAGCGCACTGCTGCTCTGGCTGGTTGCACGCATGACGGACGATGGAAATGTTCAGTTCTTTGGAAGTATTATGCAAAGGGATGTAAACAATTCAGTAGATTATCTGTGTGA
- a CDS encoding gliding motility protein GldB-related protein has translation MRHLYYILCFVLLTCVGCQFKLSSDDENDSSQLLVIDRYDRLEYRYLTTGDFSALQQMNTEYPIETRTLIEDVVKIGEITDPDINTKFLKFYQDTTLQSLIAAVESEYANTEDLDHQLSTAFKRLKQSLPGIGVPKVYAQISALDQSIVVGNGTIGISLDKYLGSNYPLYAKFYSPTQRKQMSREYILPDCLTFYLMSIYPLQNFESRPQLERDLHIGKIQWIVNQTMTKRIYHSRYEEAVETYMKKNPKTSYEELLRMADFSKFNVVEN, from the coding sequence GTGAGACATCTCTATTATATATTGTGTTTTGTTCTGCTTACCTGTGTCGGTTGTCAGTTCAAGCTGTCCTCTGATGATGAGAATGATAGTTCTCAGTTGTTAGTGATAGACCGCTATGACCGTTTGGAGTATCGTTATCTGACGACGGGTGACTTCTCTGCTCTGCAACAGATGAATACAGAGTATCCGATAGAGACCCGTACACTGATAGAAGACGTTGTAAAGATAGGCGAGATAACCGATCCGGATATTAATACTAAGTTCTTGAAGTTCTATCAAGATACCACATTGCAGTCTCTGATTGCTGCTGTGGAATCAGAGTATGCCAATACGGAAGACCTTGACCATCAGTTGAGCACTGCTTTCAAAAGACTGAAGCAGTCACTGCCTGGCATTGGAGTTCCGAAGGTCTATGCCCAGATATCCGCCTTGGATCAGAGTATTGTGGTGGGCAATGGTACGATAGGAATTTCACTTGACAAGTATCTTGGCTCCAATTATCCTTTGTATGCGAAGTTTTACTCACCTACACAACGCAAGCAGATGTCGCGTGAATACATCCTTCCTGATTGTCTGACGTTCTATCTTATGAGTATTTATCCCCTGCAGAACTTTGAGTCGCGTCCACAGTTGGAGCGTGATCTGCATATAGGAAAGATACAGTGGATAGTAAATCAGACGATGACGAAGCGCATCTATCACAGTCGCTATGAGGAGGCTGTGGAGACTTATATGAAGAAGAATCCCAAAACTTCTTATGAGGAACTTCTTCGTATGGCAGATTTCTCCAAGTTTAATGTCGTGGAGAATTAG
- a CDS encoding carboxypeptidase-like regulatory domain-containing protein, which produces MEKGREICKVLKNVRQKIANENGISYHPEECHHKGECAGTCPACEEEIRFLERELKVRKGNGFGMRVAGIAAGICVTVMPVTVAAQNVSPDSASKPSVHTTKNDSVKVVDCSDGNAAAVLVRGMVIGSDDKEPLIGASVLIEGTNKGVATNIDGLFALKLLPDTSLVISFIGYKKKTVSVSSLLRSDNNVIMLEAYDMSVIAGGVGYVLPNYDDVYGRRTYKPKSHKEKNKKRK; this is translated from the coding sequence ATGGAAAAAGGAAGAGAAATCTGTAAGGTATTGAAGAATGTTCGTCAGAAGATAGCAAATGAGAACGGAATAAGCTATCATCCTGAAGAGTGCCACCATAAGGGTGAATGTGCAGGTACGTGCCCTGCTTGTGAGGAAGAGATACGTTTTCTTGAGCGTGAGTTAAAAGTGCGCAAAGGTAATGGTTTCGGTATGAGGGTGGCTGGTATAGCAGCAGGAATCTGTGTTACGGTTATGCCTGTGACAGTTGCAGCGCAAAACGTTAGTCCTGATAGTGCATCTAAACCTTCTGTGCATACTACCAAGAATGATTCTGTAAAGGTCGTAGACTGTTCAGATGGTAATGCAGCTGCTGTGCTCGTACGTGGAATGGTAATAGGCAGTGATGATAAGGAACCATTGATAGGTGCTTCTGTCTTAATAGAGGGAACAAACAAGGGTGTGGCGACAAATATAGATGGTTTGTTTGCTTTGAAGTTGTTGCCAGATACTTCGTTGGTTATTTCATTTATTGGTTACAAGAAGAAAACGGTTAGTGTAAGTTCTCTTTTACGTTCTGATAATAATGTTATTATGCTTGAGGCTTATGATATGTCGGTGATAGCGGGAGGAGTTGGATATGTTTTACCAAACTACGATGATGTATATGGTCGTAGGACCTACAAGCCTAAGTCGCATAAGGAGAAGAATAAGAAGCGTAAGTAA
- a CDS encoding carboxypeptidase-like regulatory domain-containing protein — translation MTKGKSTCKLLKDIRQQIADANGISYRPKECHYEGECSGTCPACEEEIRYLERELKARKGNGFGMKVAGIAAGVCATVMPMAAMVQSVSSDNTSNSSVPATMKDTAKFVDFSNGRAGAVLVRGQVIFEDDEEPVIGAKVQVMGSENSVLTDLDGMFAVKVVPDASLLIKCIGCADRMVRVKDLSHSSMNFIKLSSEEVMLLGEVVFVKPNYDDVYGHRTDKPKSHKEKSKKNR, via the coding sequence ATGACAAAAGGGAAGAGTACTTGTAAATTACTGAAGGATATTCGTCAGCAGATAGCAGATGCGAATGGTATCAGCTATCGGCCTAAGGAGTGTCACTATGAAGGTGAATGCTCTGGTACCTGCCCAGCTTGTGAGGAAGAGATACGTTATCTTGAGCGTGAGTTAAAGGCACGTAAGGGTAATGGCTTCGGTATGAAAGTGGCTGGTATAGCAGCAGGAGTCTGCGCTACGGTCATGCCCATGGCTGCTATGGTTCAAAGCGTTAGTTCTGATAACACATCGAATAGTTCTGTGCCTGCAACGATGAAAGATACAGCAAAATTTGTAGACTTTTCTAATGGTCGTGCTGGTGCCGTACTTGTTCGGGGACAAGTTATATTTGAAGATGATGAGGAACCTGTGATAGGAGCAAAAGTTCAAGTTATGGGTAGCGAGAATAGTGTTCTAACGGATTTGGATGGTATGTTTGCTGTTAAAGTTGTTCCTGATGCCTCGTTGCTCATTAAGTGTATAGGATGTGCTGACAGAATGGTTCGTGTAAAAGATCTATCTCATTCATCGATGAACTTTATTAAGTTGAGTAGTGAAGAAGTGATGTTGTTAGGAGAAGTCGTTTTCGTTAAGCCTAACTATGATGATGTGTATGGTCATAGGACAGACAAGCCCAAGTCACATAAAGAGAAGAGTAAGAAGAATAGATGA
- a CDS encoding membrane receptor RagA, translating to MEKGKLTCKILKGIRQQIADANGISYRPKECHYEGECSGTCPACEQEIRYLETQLRERNRKGWSMRVAGLAAGLCVATVPLASCSNSSKTDSKVQKTLDSTLQEENINEVKVLKPDKKDSVVISGQTVMQFLNNPLDNTVVCRLGDRRGIVLGEDGRFTLRVNRSDTLVFSNSGFEDYKLVVDTIKNPNNIIVCLQWVDGPGKCGGIREEPLKSENVDNTGPKSHKEKCNQK from the coding sequence ATGGAAAAAGGAAAGCTCACTTGTAAGATACTGAAAGGAATCCGTCAACAGATAGCAGATGCGAATGGTATCAGCTATCGGCCTAAGGAGTGTCACTATGAAGGTGAATGCTCTGGTACTTGCCCAGCCTGCGAACAGGAGATACGCTATTTGGAGACTCAGTTGAGAGAGCGGAACCGAAAGGGTTGGAGTATGAGGGTTGCTGGTTTGGCTGCAGGGCTTTGTGTGGCAACTGTTCCTCTTGCTTCTTGCAGTAATTCTTCAAAAACTGATAGTAAAGTACAGAAAACTCTTGATTCGACACTTCAAGAAGAAAATATAAATGAGGTGAAAGTCCTTAAACCAGATAAGAAAGATTCTGTCGTTATCAGTGGACAGACGGTGATGCAATTTTTAAATAACCCCCTTGATAATACCGTTGTTTGCAGATTAGGAGATAGAAGAGGGATAGTTTTGGGTGAGGATGGACGGTTTACCTTGAGAGTTAACCGCAGCGATACGCTTGTGTTCTCAAATTCAGGTTTTGAGGATTATAAACTGGTAGTTGATACAATTAAGAATCCAAATAATATCATTGTTTGTTTACAATGGGTTGATGGACCTGGAAAGTGTGGAGGCATCAGGGAGGAACCACTAAAATCAGAGAATGTTGATAATACCGGTCCCAAGTCACACAAAGAGAAATGCAATCAGAAATAA
- a CDS encoding peptidase associated/transthyretin-like domain-containing protein, with translation MERGKLTCKILKGIRQQIADANGISYRPKECHYEGECSGTCPACEQEIRYLETQLRERNRKGWSMKVAGLAAGLCVATVPLTSCHNSPKSCKVGNTVHNSIDTTVKGEQVNVPEAFTSEMKNSIAISGRVINALTDKVASEVYVMTLGGKKKLALGEDGRFALRVNRNDTLVFSSYGFEDKVIPVKSVRHPKNIEVCLKPSLELVGKVDVRCLEEELADSTVPQSHKEKCNQK, from the coding sequence ATGGAAAGAGGGAAGCTCACTTGTAAGATACTGAAAGGTATCCGTCAGCAGATAGCAGATGCGAATGGTATCAGCTATCGGCCTAAGGAGTGTCACTATGAAGGTGAATGCTCTGGTACTTGCCCAGCCTGTGAACAGGAGATACGCTATTTGGAGACTCAGTTGAGAGAGCGGAACCGAAAGGGCTGGAGCATGAAGGTTGCTGGTTTGGCTGCAGGGCTTTGTGTGGCAACTGTTCCTCTTACATCGTGTCATAATTCTCCAAAATCTTGCAAAGTTGGGAATACAGTTCACAACTCTATTGATACGACAGTTAAAGGGGAACAGGTAAATGTACCAGAAGCATTTACATCAGAAATGAAAAACTCCATTGCCATTAGTGGACGTGTGATTAACGCTTTGACAGATAAGGTAGCTTCTGAGGTTTATGTTATGACATTGGGAGGTAAGAAGAAACTGGCTTTGGGCGAAGACGGAAGATTTGCCCTGCGGGTTAATCGCAATGATACCCTTGTGTTTTCATCGTATGGTTTTGAGGATAAGGTGATACCTGTTAAGTCTGTCCGTCACCCCAAGAATATAGAGGTTTGTTTAAAGCCCTCTCTTGAGTTAGTAGGAAAAGTAGATGTAAGGTGTTTAGAGGAAGAATTAGCCGACAGCACTGTCCCTCAATCACATAAAGAGAAATGCAATCAGAAATAA
- a CDS encoding radical SAM protein, producing MQSEIIAPFIAVNRHRLTTDGEGVTTLVAFHGCPLHCQYCLNPQCLQADGVWRRLTPGELYSEVEIDDLYFMATGGGICFGGGEPLLRSDFIKAFAEIMNPEWKLTIETSLNVPLENLKAIVSLVQMWYVDIKDMSSDVYKAYTCKENNQVISNLEWMAANGHADKVIIRLPLIPEYNTDENRRRSQQQLEKMGFTVFDQFNYIVR from the coding sequence ATGCAATCAGAAATAATCGCACCGTTTATAGCCGTTAATCGGCACAGACTCACTACCGATGGGGAAGGCGTAACGACATTGGTTGCCTTCCACGGTTGTCCGCTCCATTGCCAGTACTGTTTAAATCCTCAGTGTTTGCAGGCTGATGGCGTATGGCGTAGGCTCACTCCCGGTGAGTTGTACAGTGAGGTGGAAATAGACGACCTTTACTTTATGGCAACGGGTGGCGGTATCTGTTTTGGAGGCGGTGAGCCCCTTCTTCGTTCAGACTTCATCAAGGCGTTTGCCGAGATAATGAACCCCGAATGGAAGTTAACGATTGAAACATCGCTTAATGTTCCACTTGAGAATTTAAAAGCTATCGTCTCGTTGGTGCAGATGTGGTATGTGGACATTAAAGACATGAGTTCTGATGTCTATAAGGCTTATACATGTAAAGAGAATAATCAGGTAATCAGCAATCTTGAGTGGATGGCAGCGAATGGTCATGCTGATAAGGTGATTATCCGTCTGCCCTTGATTCCTGAATATAATACGGATGAAAACCGCCGGCGAAGCCAGCAGCAGTTGGAGAAGATGGGTTTTACCGTTTTTGATCAGTTTAACTATATTGTGCGATAG